The DNA window AGTCAGGGTGGGAGCCAAGGCCGGTAGATCCTGCGGGCCCGATTCGATCAGGGTGGCCCGGACCCGATCGTCGATACCGCCGAGCAGCACGTCGAGCAGTCCGGGATCGGGTTCGGCGTGAACTTCGCCCGCGCGCATGCCGATTCGCGCGGCGGCGATCATCCGGTAGCCGAACATGCGATGGGTGCGGGCCCGGCGCGCGATGAGTCCCGGTCCGGCGGCGAGGGTTTCGATGTGCAGTGCGCGCGCCGCCGCAGGTTCGGCCGCCAGGAATTCCAGATAGGTCTCCAGCGTCGTGCGCACCAGTTCGACGAAGGTGTCCGCGCCCGACTCGGTGACCACGCGGTCGAGCTCACGGGTGATGACCTCCACCGCGAAATCGAATGCGGCGGTGAAGCATTCCTCTTTGCTCTCGAACAGCACGTAGAAGGTTCGCCGGGCGACCCTGGCCCGGCCGACGATATCGGTGATGGTGGTGGGGCCGTAGCCCAGCTCCGCGACCGCTTCCAGCGCGGCGATGTAGAGCCGCTCGCGCTGTGACGTCACGACCTCGTCCCGGCTCAATCGGTGCGGCCCTCGAGGAAGGCGGCCGGGAGAAGCGCTGGTCAAGACGGTCATAGTGTCGATGATTCTGCCACACGGGGCACTTTCGCCCGGAAATTCCGGTGAGACGCAGAAGGTGAACCGCTGCTACCACCCGCGGCTGCACGAAACCATGGTCGTCGCACCGTAACTCAGGCGCTGGGTTGCTCAGTGCAGCGCGCTGCCCTGCAGCCACTCGTCCCACGGCACGCCCCAGTCGCCGTTCTGCCAGACCTGGAGTGGCGCGCCGCCGGTGTTGCGGACTTCCACGACGTCGCCGGGGACCGCGAAATTGAAGAACCACTGGGCATTGGCCGGACTGAGATTGAGGCAGCCGTGCGAGGTATTCGTATTGCCCTGGGCCCAGACGCTGGAGGCCAGCTCGTGCAGGTAGATGCCATCGGTGCTGATCTTGGTCGCCCAGTTGATGGACTCCTTGTAGCCGAGCCGGGAGTTGACCGGCAGACCGAAGGTCGAGGAGTCCATGATCACCGGGTTGGCCTTGTCCATCACCGTGTAGATGCCGGGCTGGGTCCAGAAGGTGATCGTTTTACCCCCC is part of the Nocardia sp. NBC_00565 genome and encodes:
- a CDS encoding TetR/AcrR family transcriptional regulator; translated protein: MTSQRERLYIAALEAVAELGYGPTTITDIVGRARVARRTFYVLFESKEECFTAAFDFAVEVITRELDRVVTESGADTFVELVRTTLETYLEFLAAEPAAARALHIETLAAGPGLIARRARTHRMFGYRMIAAARIGMRAGEVHAEPDPGLLDVLLGGIDDRVRATLIESGPQDLPALAPTLTRAALVLLGS